A DNA window from Ornithobacterium rhinotracheale DSM 15997 contains the following coding sequences:
- a CDS encoding glycoside hydrolase family 130 protein, with the protein MQNKVQIPWQDRPEGSKDVVWRYDQNPIIDRYAIPSSNSIFNSAVVPFEDGFAGVFRCDNKAVQMNIFAGFSKDAVNWEIEHNPIDFAKDPDTEMIHSDYKYDPRVTFIEDRYWITWCNGYNGPSIGVGYTFDFKKFYQCETAFLPFNRNGVLFPRKINGKYCMLSRPSDNGHTAFGDIFLSYSPDMKYWGEHRFVFGATPFEDSAWQCLKVGAGAVPIETEEGWLVIYHGVIRTCNGYRYAMGSALLDLDDPSKVLYRTQDYILGPAAPYELVGDVPNVVFPCAALHDFEKDRIAIYYGAADTHVGLAFAHISELIQFTKEHSL; encoded by the coding sequence ATGCAAAACAAAGTACAAATCCCATGGCAAGATCGTCCAGAGGGCTCCAAAGATGTCGTGTGGCGATACGACCAAAATCCAATCATAGATCGTTACGCAATTCCTAGTTCTAATAGTATTTTCAATAGTGCCGTTGTGCCGTTTGAAGATGGCTTTGCGGGAGTGTTCCGTTGCGATAACAAGGCGGTGCAAATGAATATTTTTGCAGGATTTAGTAAAGATGCAGTGAATTGGGAGATTGAACACAATCCCATTGATTTTGCCAAGGATCCTGATACCGAGATGATTCACTCTGATTATAAATACGATCCGCGTGTTACTTTTATCGAAGATCGTTACTGGATCACTTGGTGCAATGGCTACAACGGACCTTCTATCGGGGTGGGCTACACTTTCGATTTTAAAAAATTCTATCAGTGCGAAACTGCCTTTTTACCATTTAACCGAAATGGCGTTTTGTTCCCACGAAAAATCAACGGAAAATATTGTATGCTCAGCCGTCCAAGCGACAACGGGCACACAGCCTTTGGCGATATTTTCTTAAGCTATAGCCCAGATATGAAATACTGGGGCGAGCATCGTTTTGTGTTTGGAGCCACTCCGTTTGAGGATAGTGCTTGGCAATGTCTAAAAGTAGGAGCAGGCGCGGTGCCAATCGAAACAGAAGAAGGCTGGCTAGTCATTTATCATGGCGTAATCCGCACTTGCAACGGCTATCGCTATGCAATGGGTTCTGCCTTGCTGGATTTGGACGACCCGAGCAAAGTGCTTTATCGCACACAAGACTATATTTTAGGTCCTGCGGCACCTTATGAATTGGTAGGAGATGTGCCAAATGTAGTGTTCCCTTGTGCGGCGTTACATGATTTTGAAAAAGATAGAATTGCAATTTATTATGGCGCAGCAGACACCCATGTGGGATTGGCTTTTGCGCATATTTCTGAGCTAATTCAATTTACCAAAGAGCATTCTTTATAA
- a CDS encoding glycoside hydrolase family 20 protein — translation MKTIQLFCLGFFGLILSCTAVQNNAEPKKTAFSTIQKDQIIPVPQKVEYEMGAFVFSPETKIYISNENQRYVAELIQAKFQPAMGYELPIVTQKPKTNFIGFEEDTHLKPENYTLKVNPNFIELKASDRAGFVYAYESLRQLLPPEIESGNLIKKQWAVQAQNITDFPEFKWRGVMLDVSRHFFSKDYILSTIDRLALLKMNTLHLHLIDDQGWRIEIKKYPKLTEVGAWRADHEDKHWDARPPQKPGEKATYGGFYTQEELKEIVAYATERGINVVPEIEMPAHVTSAIAAYPEYSCQGKPVTVPTGGLWPITDIYCAGQEKTFKFLEDVLDEVMEIFPSEYIHIGGDEATKTNWKTCPHCQERMREEGLKDEKELQSYFIKRIEKYLNQHGRKLVGWDEILEGGIAPEATVMSWRGFDGGIEAANQGHDVVMTPGDYAYFDAYQGTPQNEPLAIGGYKTLSKVYEFNPIPPQIAPDKKHHILGAQANLWAEFVPNEKHSEYMLYPRLFAMSEVLWSSPKQRDIKDFFSRVYVMMDRFDRLGINYAKSIYEVTGKEKIDEKDPNVIWLTLSNEIPTAMDIRYTIDDKNLAKNAKKYTSPIKITKNCTVRASLFKDGKPINNVYEKTFKFHKAVGATVSYEPMYHKSYQGQHETNMVNLLRGTEDFHDGQWQAWLRDNATITLDLHQPIDMSEVVVGMMQKQSSGIYFPLEVVAYVSLDGKSFKKVGEIKQPYEENGLAELKNYAFAFKHQKAQFVKIFIKNIAHPPKGGDAWIFVDEVMVN, via the coding sequence ATGAAAACAATACAATTATTTTGTCTTGGTTTTTTTGGCTTAATCTTGTCGTGCACCGCGGTGCAGAATAATGCTGAGCCAAAAAAAACAGCATTTAGCACAATTCAAAAAGATCAAATCATACCCGTTCCGCAAAAGGTGGAATATGAAATGGGAGCTTTTGTATTTTCGCCTGAAACCAAAATTTACATTTCCAACGAAAATCAGCGTTATGTAGCGGAATTAATTCAGGCTAAATTCCAGCCAGCAATGGGCTACGAATTGCCCATCGTTACCCAAAAGCCTAAAACGAATTTTATAGGTTTTGAAGAAGATACTCATTTAAAACCAGAAAATTATACTTTAAAAGTAAATCCAAATTTTATAGAATTAAAGGCAAGCGACCGAGCAGGCTTTGTGTATGCCTATGAGTCTTTGCGCCAATTGCTTCCGCCAGAAATTGAGTCGGGAAATTTAATCAAGAAACAATGGGCGGTGCAAGCGCAAAACATTACAGATTTCCCAGAGTTTAAATGGCGTGGCGTGATGCTCGATGTGTCAAGACATTTTTTCTCCAAAGATTATATTTTAAGCACAATCGATCGTTTGGCTTTGTTGAAAATGAATACACTTCATTTGCATTTAATAGATGATCAAGGTTGGCGAATTGAGATTAAGAAATATCCAAAACTTACCGAAGTAGGCGCGTGGCGTGCAGACCACGAAGATAAACATTGGGACGCTCGCCCTCCGCAAAAACCTGGCGAAAAAGCTACTTATGGTGGTTTTTATACCCAAGAAGAGCTGAAGGAAATCGTGGCTTATGCCACCGAGCGTGGCATCAATGTAGTGCCAGAAATCGAGATGCCAGCCCATGTTACGAGTGCAATTGCAGCTTATCCCGAATACTCTTGCCAAGGCAAACCCGTTACGGTACCAACAGGTGGGCTATGGCCAATTACTGATATTTACTGTGCAGGACAGGAAAAAACTTTTAAATTTTTGGAAGATGTTTTGGATGAAGTGATGGAGATTTTCCCTTCGGAGTACATTCATATCGGGGGAGATGAAGCTACCAAAACCAACTGGAAAACTTGTCCGCACTGCCAAGAAAGAATGAGAGAAGAAGGCTTAAAAGATGAAAAAGAATTGCAAAGTTATTTCATTAAGCGTATCGAAAAATATTTGAACCAGCATGGCAGAAAGTTAGTTGGTTGGGACGAGATCTTGGAGGGCGGCATTGCTCCCGAAGCTACGGTGATGAGCTGGCGTGGCTTTGATGGCGGAATCGAAGCGGCAAATCAAGGACACGATGTTGTGATGACGCCAGGAGACTATGCCTATTTTGATGCCTATCAAGGAACGCCACAAAACGAGCCTTTGGCAATTGGAGGATACAAAACGCTTAGCAAAGTTTATGAGTTTAATCCTATTCCACCACAGATTGCACCCGACAAAAAACATCATATTCTAGGAGCACAAGCCAATTTATGGGCGGAGTTTGTGCCAAACGAAAAGCACTCGGAGTACATGTTGTATCCGCGTCTTTTTGCCATGTCAGAAGTGTTGTGGTCTTCGCCTAAGCAGCGCGACATCAAGGATTTCTTCTCTCGTGTGTATGTGATGATGGATCGTTTCGACCGATTGGGCATCAACTATGCAAAGAGCATTTACGAAGTTACGGGAAAAGAAAAAATAGATGAAAAAGATCCAAATGTAATTTGGCTGACTTTGTCCAACGAAATTCCAACTGCTATGGACATTCGTTATACCATTGATGATAAAAATTTAGCCAAAAATGCTAAAAAATACACTTCTCCTATCAAGATTACGAAAAACTGCACCGTGCGTGCCTCTTTGTTTAAAGACGGAAAGCCTATCAATAATGTGTATGAGAAAACATTTAAATTCCATAAAGCAGTGGGCGCAACGGTAAGTTACGAGCCAATGTATCACAAAAGCTATCAAGGTCAGCACGAGACCAATATGGTGAATTTGCTCCGTGGTACCGAGGATTTCCACGATGGGCAATGGCAGGCATGGTTGAGAGATAATGCCACTATTACACTTGATTTGCATCAACCTATCGACATGAGCGAAGTGGTAGTGGGCATGATGCAAAAACAAAGTTCGGGTATTTATTTCCCGCTAGAAGTGGTGGCTTATGTTTCGCTTGATGGCAAGAGTTTTAAAAAAGTGGGCGAAATTAAACAGCCTTATGAGGAAAATGGATTGGCTGAGTTAAAGAATTATGCCTTTGCATTTAAGCATCAAAAAGCACAATTTGTGAAAATCTTTATCAAAAACATTGCACATCCACCTAAGGGCGGCGACGCATGGATTTTTGTAGATGAAGTCATGGTAAACTAG
- a CDS encoding FISUMP domain-containing protein, translated as MKRSFYLLGMLLVGGVALAQQDAEGRVGVNTTTPNASLEVSRNDELFKKDETQAQGVTFPNFSTEERSKFENVAVGTMIFNTTKKCLEMYFGVVNGVHQWSCIPDVNNKQSQNVSVEPAGWSGQFIGGVALNGQSVKFKLVNNGFVGITNVNFSDAVSIQNASSGASKQGNVSVKQGQHTSVSLNGGESRVLTYQLEGTPEAGTLVAKFEKLGLSADQQTVVGLGSATLQNAQPNYTVSLVYNQTKIQGRIDNGSNKVTIKIPYTNGKGSYNAFSQTVAAAKGQGNDANNLTLDIAGGNFGVKGELTATVKVEGDGEYLVKQLAPGKSYDIATFNVDINGSRATVVLKGRGGIPDKKFGVKTNGKLEHQFIYIPITGPDGRTWLNNNLGADYANVNSPHFNPTQQATSKTDYKAYGSLFQWGREANGHELVDWTSFGSGRVVHSNLSWSRDMSSSLTTYHDPCPNGYHTPSKSEWEQLFSKVGSGNSNMWKERQLNLPAAGYRYSSNGSQFNSTGSGGYYWSSTQNGSNNAWELGFSSSSGNMFSANRSYGQPVRCLKD; from the coding sequence ATGAAACGAAGTTTTTATCTTCTAGGAATGTTGCTGGTGGGCGGTGTAGCCCTTGCGCAGCAAGATGCAGAGGGGCGAGTGGGGGTGAATACCACTACCCCAAATGCAAGTTTGGAAGTCTCTCGGAACGATGAGTTGTTTAAGAAGGACGAAACCCAAGCACAAGGGGTAACCTTCCCAAACTTTAGTACCGAGGAGCGTTCTAAGTTTGAGAATGTTGCCGTGGGCACGATGATTTTTAACACAACCAAGAAATGTTTAGAGATGTATTTTGGGGTAGTGAATGGGGTACACCAGTGGAGTTGTATTCCTGATGTGAACAATAAGCAGTCTCAAAATGTGAGTGTGGAGCCAGCCGGCTGGAGTGGACAGTTTATTGGTGGCGTAGCATTAAATGGTCAATCGGTTAAGTTTAAGTTAGTGAACAATGGTTTTGTAGGGATAACAAATGTTAATTTTTCTGATGCTGTGAGCATACAGAACGCCTCTAGTGGGGCTTCCAAGCAGGGCAATGTAAGCGTTAAGCAAGGGCAGCACACCAGTGTTTCGTTAAATGGAGGAGAAAGCAGGGTGCTCACCTATCAGTTAGAGGGTACGCCAGAGGCAGGAACCTTAGTAGCTAAATTTGAGAAATTAGGGCTTTCCGCCGACCAGCAAACTGTGGTAGGCTTAGGAAGTGCTACTTTGCAAAATGCCCAGCCTAATTATACAGTATCATTAGTGTATAACCAGACCAAAATACAAGGAAGGATAGACAATGGCAGTAATAAAGTAACGATAAAAATCCCGTATACTAATGGTAAGGGTTCTTATAATGCTTTTAGCCAAACGGTAGCTGCGGCTAAAGGGCAAGGGAATGATGCCAATAATTTAACCTTGGATATAGCAGGCGGTAATTTTGGCGTAAAGGGTGAGCTTACCGCCACAGTAAAGGTAGAGGGTGATGGCGAATATTTAGTAAAACAACTAGCGCCAGGGAAATCCTATGACATAGCCACATTTAATGTAGATATAAACGGAAGTAGAGCAACTGTAGTATTAAAAGGTAGAGGCGGTATCCCAGATAAGAAGTTTGGGGTGAAAACCAATGGTAAATTAGAGCACCAGTTTATCTATATTCCTATCACAGGCCCAGATGGCAGAACATGGTTAAATAACAATTTAGGAGCGGATTATGCTAATGTTAATTCTCCACACTTTAATCCAACCCAGCAGGCTACAAGTAAGACTGATTATAAGGCATATGGTTCGTTGTTCCAGTGGGGTAGAGAGGCAAATGGACATGAGTTAGTAGATTGGACTAGTTTTGGTTCAGGACGTGTAGTTCATTCAAATCTGTCTTGGAGTAGAGATATGTCGTCAAGTTTAACCACTTATCATGATCCATGTCCAAATGGGTATCATACTCCATCTAAGTCCGAGTGGGAACAATTGTTCAGCAAAGTGGGTTCAGGCAATTCAAATATGTGGAAAGAGCGTCAGTTAAATCTTCCCGCTGCAGGCTACCGCTACAGCTCCAATGGTTCGCAGTTCAACAGCACAGGTAGCGGCGGCTACTATTGGTCGTCTACGCAGAATGGTAGCAATAACGCATGGGAGTTGGGCTTCAGCTCAAGCAGTGGCAACATGTTCAGCGCCAATCGTTCCTACGGGCAGCCGGTTCGTTGCCTCAAGGATTAG
- a CDS encoding HU family DNA-binding protein has product MPVKYNVVERKNPQKREEPGKWYANAKADGDISLKEIAEEISGGSTTVSDTDVLAVLNEMIKTCTRHLSDGKVVKFGEFGNFQVSLTSEGAASEEKFNPSLIKGNKIQFRPGEALRKMLKTVKYEKYSKK; this is encoded by the coding sequence ATGCCAGTAAAATACAATGTAGTGGAGCGCAAGAATCCGCAGAAGAGAGAAGAGCCCGGCAAGTGGTATGCCAATGCTAAGGCAGATGGAGATATTAGCCTTAAAGAAATCGCCGAGGAGATTTCTGGCGGTTCTACCACGGTGAGCGATACCGATGTTTTGGCAGTGCTCAATGAGATGATAAAGACTTGCACTCGTCATTTATCAGATGGTAAAGTAGTGAAGTTTGGCGAGTTTGGGAATTTCCAAGTCAGCCTTACTAGCGAAGGAGCAGCGTCGGAAGAAAAGTTTAATCCTAGCTTGATTAAGGGCAACAAGATACAGTTTCGCCCAGGCGAGGCACTTCGCAAAATGCTCAAAACCGTGAAATACGAGAAATATAGCAAGAAGTAG
- a CDS encoding cryptochrome/photolyase family protein — translation MKDYVIHWFRRDLRLKDNTALHHAIQHKIPVKCIFIFDTEILKHLPKQDKRVGFILQQLLALKKSLRKLNSDLLILKGNPSEIWKDLAQDSHLKAVFTNRDYEPYALQRDEKVQRLLTQKNIEFHTFKDQIIFEKNEVLTQAGEPYKVYTPYKNQWKKILEPARDLKAFPIALEKSNFYTFFNDDFETLESIGFENVEIPNLPTDLQNINIDHYEKERDLPYLNDGTSKLGTALRFGTLSIREAMRYAMQHNETFWNELIWREFFSQVLGHYPEVVSKAFKPKYDFIAWRNNEQEFELWCQGKTGVPIVDAGLRELNATGFMHNRVRMIVGSFLVKNLLIDWRWGEAYFAEKLMDFDLASNNGNWQWVAGCGTDAAPYFRVFNPITQAEKFDPNQKYIKKWIPEWGTAKYPEPMVDLKSSRLRCLEVYKKAVKSS, via the coding sequence ATGAAGGATTATGTAATTCATTGGTTTCGTAGAGATTTAAGACTAAAGGACAATACCGCACTACACCACGCCATTCAGCACAAAATACCCGTAAAATGTATTTTTATTTTTGACACCGAAATTCTAAAACATTTGCCCAAGCAAGACAAGCGTGTTGGCTTTATCTTGCAGCAACTTTTAGCCTTAAAAAAGTCCTTGCGAAAGCTGAATTCAGACTTATTAATCCTAAAAGGAAATCCCTCCGAAATTTGGAAAGATTTAGCCCAAGATTCACATCTAAAGGCTGTTTTCACCAATCGTGATTATGAGCCCTACGCGCTCCAGCGAGATGAAAAAGTGCAACGACTTTTAACCCAAAAAAATATCGAATTTCACACCTTTAAAGACCAAATTATTTTTGAGAAAAACGAAGTGCTCACGCAAGCGGGCGAGCCTTATAAAGTGTACACGCCCTACAAAAATCAATGGAAAAAGATTTTGGAACCCGCTCGGGATTTAAAGGCGTTTCCCATAGCACTCGAAAAATCCAATTTTTATACCTTTTTTAATGATGATTTTGAAACGCTGGAGAGCATAGGGTTTGAAAATGTGGAAATTCCTAATTTGCCCACCGATTTGCAAAACATCAATATCGATCATTACGAAAAAGAGCGAGATTTGCCTTACTTAAACGACGGCACTTCCAAGCTCGGCACGGCTTTGCGTTTTGGGACTTTGAGCATACGAGAAGCCATGCGCTATGCCATGCAGCACAACGAAACTTTCTGGAACGAATTGATTTGGCGCGAGTTTTTCAGTCAAGTTTTGGGGCATTATCCAGAAGTGGTTTCTAAGGCTTTTAAACCAAAATACGATTTTATTGCTTGGCGAAACAACGAGCAGGAATTTGAACTTTGGTGCCAAGGAAAAACGGGCGTTCCTATTGTGGATGCGGGTTTGCGAGAGCTGAACGCTACGGGCTTTATGCACAACCGTGTACGCATGATTGTGGGGAGTTTTTTGGTTAAAAATCTCTTGATTGATTGGCGATGGGGCGAGGCTTATTTTGCCGAGAAATTAATGGATTTTGACTTGGCATCTAACAACGGAAATTGGCAATGGGTGGCAGGTTGTGGCACCGATGCTGCCCCATATTTTAGAGTATTTAACCCCATTACGCAGGCAGAAAAGTTTGACCCAAATCAAAAATATATCAAAAAATGGATTCCTGAATGGGGCACGGCTAAATATCCCGAGCCTATGGTGGATCTAAAATCTAGCCGACTGCGTTGTTTGGAAGTCTATAAAAAAGCGGTGAAATCCTCTTAA
- the ileS gene encoding isoleucine--tRNA ligase: MHNKFPEYKQLDLVKVAAEELDFWEKDDTFKKSIETREGNETFVFFEGPPSANGMPGIHHVLARSIKDIFCRYQTLKGKQVKRKAGWDTHGLPVELGVEKELGITKEDIGVKISVEDYNKACREAVMRYTDAWNDLTHKIGYWVDLEDPYITYQSKYMESVWWLLKQIYDKGLIYKGYTIQPYSPKAGTGLSSHELNMPGTYKDVSDTTIVAQFRAKKETCPALQDLDGAVYFLAWTTTPWTLPSNTALTVGKKIEYVAVKTFNQYTFEPITVIIGKPLLKKQFGGKFVETDNPEDFANYKSEDKKIPYQILKTFTGADLVGVKYEQLLPWALPYKDADQAFRVIAGNFVTTEDGTGIVHTAATFGADDVQVSEENGVPPMLVLDDHGNPVPLVDLQGKFTSHAPEKYAGKYVKNEYYNEGEAPERSVDVEIAIQLKEENKAFNVQKYNHTYPHCWRTDKPVLYYPLDSWFIKISDKRERLVELNKTINWKPKSTGEGRFGNWLAEAKDWNLSRSRYWGIPLPIWRTEEGDEVKCIGSAQELMEEVEKAIAAGVMTENPYKDFVPGDYSEENYEKLDLHKNYVDQITLVSSTGKPMKRESDLIDVWFDSGSMPYAQWHYPFSCDKKLEEIVPADFIAEGVDQTRGWFYTLHAIATLVFDQIAYKNVVSNGLVLDKNGQKMSKRLGNAIDPFETIQKYGPDATRWYMISNAQPWENLKFDLEGIEEVRRKFFGTLYNTYSFFALYANVDGFTNQEAKVPVEKRPELDRWILSELNTLIEKVDGYYSDYEPTRAARAIQEFVGDNLSNWYVRLNRRRFWKGEYSEDKIAAYQTLYEVLKVVAQLASPIVPFFSDRLYKDLTAVAGETQSVHLSDFPKADASLIDDELQERTHLAQKATSMLFSLRKQAEIKVRQPLTKVMIPALDEVMKERLESIAELLKHEVNVKEVKILSNEEAADILVKEVKPNFKSLGPKFGKDMKNVAAAIRSMSNEQINELERAGKFSLEINGETHELPIEDFEIITKDIQGWVVAVDGNLTVALDTTLTDELKAEGLARELVNRIQNLRKDAGLEVTDRINVQLQYTPEIQQAVDANYDYIANETLAEKIEVFEVLNVANVVEIDDIVTKIAIQKP; the protein is encoded by the coding sequence ATGCATAATAAATTTCCAGAATACAAGCAGTTGGACTTGGTAAAGGTCGCCGCGGAAGAATTAGATTTTTGGGAGAAAGACGATACCTTTAAAAAGAGTATCGAAACTCGCGAAGGAAACGAAACTTTTGTATTTTTTGAAGGACCACCTTCAGCCAACGGAATGCCTGGAATTCACCATGTATTGGCGCGTTCAATCAAAGATATTTTTTGTAGATACCAGACTTTAAAAGGCAAACAAGTTAAGCGTAAAGCAGGCTGGGATACGCACGGCTTGCCAGTGGAGCTTGGCGTGGAAAAAGAATTGGGAATTACTAAAGAAGACATCGGCGTAAAAATCTCGGTAGAAGATTACAACAAAGCTTGTCGCGAAGCGGTAATGCGCTACACCGATGCTTGGAACGATTTAACTCATAAAATCGGATATTGGGTAGATTTAGAAGATCCATACATTACCTACCAATCTAAATACATGGAATCGGTATGGTGGCTATTGAAACAAATCTATGATAAAGGCTTAATTTATAAAGGCTACACCATTCAGCCATATTCTCCAAAAGCGGGGACAGGGCTTAGCTCGCACGAGTTGAACATGCCTGGGACTTATAAAGATGTAAGCGACACTACGATTGTGGCTCAGTTCAGAGCTAAAAAAGAAACTTGCCCTGCTTTGCAAGATTTAGATGGCGCGGTGTATTTCTTGGCTTGGACGACTACTCCTTGGACTTTGCCATCGAACACGGCACTCACCGTGGGCAAAAAGATTGAGTATGTCGCGGTAAAAACTTTTAACCAATATACTTTTGAGCCAATTACCGTAATCATCGGAAAACCATTGTTGAAAAAGCAATTCGGCGGGAAATTCGTAGAAACCGATAATCCTGAGGATTTTGCAAATTATAAAAGCGAAGATAAAAAGATTCCTTACCAAATTCTAAAAACCTTTACGGGAGCAGATTTAGTAGGGGTTAAATATGAGCAATTATTGCCTTGGGCATTGCCATATAAAGATGCAGACCAAGCCTTCCGTGTGATTGCGGGTAATTTCGTAACCACAGAAGATGGTACAGGTATCGTGCACACTGCAGCTACCTTTGGTGCAGATGATGTCCAAGTGAGTGAGGAAAACGGTGTGCCACCAATGCTCGTTTTAGACGACCACGGAAACCCTGTTCCGCTTGTAGATTTGCAAGGGAAATTCACTTCGCATGCTCCTGAAAAATACGCAGGAAAATATGTGAAAAACGAATATTATAACGAGGGCGAAGCACCTGAGCGTTCTGTAGATGTAGAAATCGCTATTCAGTTAAAAGAAGAAAACAAGGCCTTCAATGTTCAGAAATATAATCACACTTATCCACATTGTTGGCGTACCGATAAGCCTGTTTTATACTATCCGCTAGACAGCTGGTTTATCAAAATCAGCGACAAACGCGAAAGATTGGTGGAATTGAATAAAACCATCAATTGGAAACCAAAATCTACGGGAGAAGGCCGTTTCGGAAACTGGCTGGCAGAGGCTAAGGATTGGAACCTTTCTCGTTCAAGATATTGGGGAATCCCATTGCCAATTTGGCGCACAGAAGAAGGCGATGAGGTGAAATGCATTGGCTCTGCACAGGAGTTAATGGAAGAGGTGGAAAAAGCTATCGCAGCAGGCGTGATGACCGAAAATCCATACAAAGATTTTGTACCAGGTGATTATTCAGAAGAAAACTATGAAAAATTAGATTTACACAAAAATTATGTAGACCAAATCACATTGGTATCTTCGACAGGCAAACCAATGAAACGCGAATCTGATTTGATCGATGTTTGGTTCGATAGTGGTTCTATGCCTTATGCACAATGGCACTATCCGTTCTCTTGCGATAAAAAATTAGAGGAAATCGTTCCTGCTGATTTCATCGCAGAAGGCGTAGACCAAACACGCGGATGGTTCTATACTTTGCACGCGATTGCAACTTTAGTTTTCGACCAAATTGCCTATAAAAATGTAGTGTCTAATGGTTTAGTTTTAGACAAAAACGGACAAAAAATGTCTAAGCGTTTAGGAAACGCCATCGATCCGTTTGAAACCATTCAGAAATATGGTCCAGATGCAACACGCTGGTACATGATTTCGAATGCACAACCATGGGAAAACTTAAAATTTGATTTAGAAGGAATTGAGGAAGTTCGTAGAAAATTCTTCGGTACCTTATATAATACATATTCGTTCTTTGCATTGTATGCCAATGTAGATGGATTTACCAACCAAGAGGCAAAGGTTCCTGTTGAAAAACGCCCAGAGCTTGATCGTTGGATTTTATCTGAATTAAACACATTGATTGAAAAAGTAGATGGATACTATTCAGATTATGAGCCTACGCGTGCAGCGAGAGCAATCCAAGAGTTTGTGGGAGATAACTTAAGTAATTGGTATGTTCGTTTGAACAGAAGACGCTTCTGGAAAGGCGAATATTCTGAAGACAAAATTGCTGCTTACCAAACTTTGTACGAAGTATTGAAAGTCGTAGCACAATTGGCTTCTCCAATTGTACCATTCTTTAGCGATAGATTGTATAAGGATTTAACCGCGGTGGCGGGAGAAACACAATCTGTTCACTTATCAGATTTCCCGAAAGCTGATGCAAGCCTAATCGATGATGAATTGCAAGAAAGAACACACTTAGCTCAAAAAGCGACAAGTATGCTCTTTAGCCTTAGAAAACAAGCCGAAATCAAAGTAAGACAACCGCTTACTAAGGTGATGATTCCTGCACTAGATGAGGTAATGAAAGAAAGATTGGAGTCTATTGCCGAGCTACTGAAACACGAGGTGAATGTAAAAGAAGTAAAAATCTTGAGCAACGAAGAAGCTGCGGATATTTTGGTAAAAGAAGTGAAACCAAACTTTAAATCACTAGGACCAAAATTCGGTAAGGATATGAAAAATGTTGCGGCAGCAATTCGTTCAATGAGCAACGAGCAAATTAACGAGCTGGAGCGTGCAGGCAAATTCAGTTTAGAAATAAACGGAGAAACGCACGAATTGCCAATCGAGGATTTTGAAATCATAACTAAAGATATTCAAGGTTGGGTAGTGGCTGTAGATGGCAACTTAACAGTGGCATTAGATACTACACTCACAGATGAATTAAAAGCGGAAGGTCTTGCAAGAGAGTTAGTTAATAGAATTCAAAATTTAAGAAAAGATGCGGGGCTAGAAGTTACCGATCGCATCAATGTTCAGTTACAATACACTCCAGAGATTCAGCAAGCGGTAGATGCTAATTACGATTACATCGCCAACGAAACTTTGGCAGAAAAAATTGAAGTTTTTGAAGTGCTAAATGTTGCAAATGTCGTAGAAATTGACGATATTGTAACGAAAATAGCAATTCAAAAACCTTAA
- a CDS encoding TraR/DksA family transcriptional regulator → MSNEEKGKKRYSDAELEEFKVLILEKIAKAEKDLKVIKESFINDQNNGTDDTSPTFKAFEEGSETMSKEQNAQLANRQEKFIKNLKNALMRIENKTYGICRETGKLISKERLKLVPHATLSIEAKQKQR, encoded by the coding sequence ATGAGTAACGAAGAAAAAGGAAAAAAAAGGTACAGCGACGCCGAGCTTGAAGAGTTCAAAGTGTTGATTCTTGAAAAAATTGCAAAGGCGGAAAAAGATTTAAAAGTGATAAAAGAATCTTTTATTAATGATCAAAACAATGGTACCGATGATACTTCGCCTACCTTCAAAGCATTTGAAGAAGGCTCGGAAACCATGAGCAAGGAGCAAAACGCTCAGCTCGCAAACCGACAAGAGAAGTTCATCAAAAATCTAAAAAATGCCTTGATGCGTATTGAAAACAAAACTTATGGCATTTGTAGAGAAACAGGTAAATTGATTAGTAAAGAAAGATTAAAACTTGTTCCGCATGCAACTTTAAGCATCGAAGCTAAGCAAAAACAGCGTTAA